Proteins encoded within one genomic window of Bacillus sp. F19:
- a CDS encoding glycerol-3-phosphate responsive antiterminator produces MDHIKQLFEFNPIVAAVRDVKQIEDASKSNVQVIFLMTGDIFNIKHCVDTAKQHKKSIFLHVDLMKGIAKDKEGIKYLAREIKPDGIITTKSNLIKVAKKEELIAIQHLFFLDTHAFTSGVRNIMETKPDAIEIMPGLMPRVIKDLSKACPYPIISAGLIKSHEEILEGLGAGSNAVAVGASELWKLKLELSIL; encoded by the coding sequence ATGGACCACATAAAACAACTTTTTGAATTTAATCCAATTGTGGCCGCCGTGAGAGATGTAAAACAGATTGAAGATGCATCGAAATCAAATGTTCAAGTTATTTTTTTAATGACGGGCGATATTTTCAATATTAAACATTGTGTAGATACCGCTAAACAACATAAAAAGAGCATTTTCCTTCATGTCGATTTAATGAAGGGGATTGCGAAAGATAAAGAGGGAATCAAGTATTTAGCACGTGAGATTAAGCCTGATGGAATAATAACTACGAAAAGTAATTTAATCAAAGTAGCAAAAAAAGAAGAGCTAATTGCTATACAACATCTATTTTTTCTTGATACCCATGCTTTTACATCTGGTGTTCGAAATATAATGGAAACCAAACCAGATGCGATTGAAATAATGCCAGGATTAATGCCAAGAGTTATTAAAGATCTAAGTAAAGCTTGCCCGTATCCAATTATTTCGGCCGGTCTTATTAAATCGCACGAAGAGATTTTAGAAGGATTGGGAGCAGGTTCAAATGCAGTAGCTGTAGGGGCATCTGAACTTTGGAAATTAAAACTTGAGTTAAGCATTTTATAA
- a CDS encoding PQQ-binding-like beta-propeller repeat protein encodes MIKPALAEEDRAVVSGVVFEDKNGNGQQDGNEKGLEGVSVSDGMEITKTDEKGNYTLKVDTERRINDLVFVTIPTGYGVPTDQYMTPQFYKQLGQLQEEENRQQNFGLLPKPESKNPNFNFVNYADVHVQAGTTNNLERFSGQLAQTNELTGNPAFIAVSGDLTNRATDQEFQDYRAATATSKLPVFPAVGNHDLTAGATYKDRIDRYRQLLGPEWYSYDYGNKHFVTLENNVAFSDPQQLEWLRQDLELNAKGKEVVVIVHKPLNTPQTPSPDNTKKFIELLGQYKTSMVLMGHTHVNDVAADTIKGAKHIITNSASYTIDQTPNGFRVINFKRGKPETPFKMFDVNQSLTIVNPAPNSKIAQDETVIQINAYNTSSNVKEAKYRIDGRSWKKLNRTSAFTWVADWDAEDLKKGQHQIDVKITDDAPKTWEKSSVFQVVDEDSVSEPKGGEDWTMFKGNAQHTGKALDVLAPELNFAWSHRTPGSILTSSPAIVDGTVYVGTRDENGSDNNTVVAVDLEDGEKRWKFKADSQVQSSPAVADRIVYASSIRGTLYALDTKSGEKLWEKSVGKDEVQRAWMYYSPTVADGVVYQAYSTGTGGALMALDAKTGQELWTSKLAGNWIAENSPVVKDGRVYVGADGGYLIAFDAKTGAEQWRKRPAGGWMHSMPAIDNGRIYMGYGGGLVVALDAATGNELWRYKSEDSSYIAGDTTGSSPAIVDGKVYMGFPDGNIAALDAVTGQKQWSYRTQGGIISSPAISGNILYIGSNDGKLYALDRTTGEKKWDFEIGTWVGSSPAISGNTLVVGAFDGNLYAFTTNKKEDKKKD; translated from the coding sequence ATGATAAAGCCGGCTCTTGCGGAAGAGGACAGAGCAGTTGTCTCAGGGGTGGTATTTGAAGATAAAAACGGAAACGGTCAGCAAGACGGTAACGAAAAGGGACTTGAGGGCGTAAGCGTTTCTGATGGTATGGAGATAACCAAAACAGACGAAAAAGGGAACTATACACTGAAAGTAGACACCGAAAGACGCATTAACGATCTTGTTTTCGTAACGATTCCAACCGGATACGGTGTTCCAACTGACCAGTACATGACTCCACAGTTCTACAAACAGCTGGGTCAGTTACAGGAGGAAGAGAATCGTCAGCAAAACTTCGGCTTGCTTCCTAAACCGGAGAGCAAAAATCCTAATTTCAATTTTGTCAACTATGCCGATGTACACGTACAAGCGGGCACTACCAATAACCTGGAACGATTCAGCGGCCAACTAGCTCAAACCAATGAGTTAACCGGGAACCCGGCGTTCATCGCGGTTAGCGGTGACTTGACCAACCGGGCTACAGATCAAGAGTTTCAGGATTACCGAGCAGCCACTGCCACATCCAAGTTGCCTGTATTTCCTGCTGTCGGTAATCATGACTTAACGGCAGGTGCAACGTACAAGGACCGTATTGACCGCTACCGCCAGCTTCTTGGACCGGAGTGGTACTCATATGACTACGGTAATAAGCACTTTGTTACATTGGAAAACAACGTTGCATTCAGTGATCCCCAACAACTGGAATGGCTGAGACAGGATTTGGAGCTGAATGCCAAAGGAAAAGAGGTTGTTGTAATCGTTCACAAACCTTTGAACACACCACAAACCCCTTCTCCGGACAATACAAAGAAATTTATTGAACTGCTTGGACAGTATAAGACAAGCATGGTGCTGATGGGGCATACACACGTAAACGATGTGGCAGCCGATACGATTAAGGGTGCAAAACATATCATAACCAACTCTGCCTCTTACACGATTGACCAGACTCCGAATGGATTCCGTGTCATCAATTTTAAGAGAGGTAAGCCAGAGACTCCGTTTAAGATGTTTGACGTGAATCAGAGCTTGACGATTGTCAATCCGGCACCAAACAGCAAGATCGCGCAAGATGAGACGGTGATCCAAATCAATGCATATAACACATCTAGCAATGTGAAAGAAGCGAAATACCGTATTGACGGTCGTTCCTGGAAGAAGCTTAACCGAACGAGTGCTTTCACCTGGGTCGCTGATTGGGATGCTGAAGATTTAAAGAAGGGTCAACATCAAATTGATGTGAAAATCACCGATGATGCACCGAAAACTTGGGAAAAATCCTCTGTGTTCCAAGTGGTCGATGAAGATAGTGTAAGCGAACCGAAAGGCGGAGAGGACTGGACGATGTTCAAAGGTAACGCACAGCATACCGGGAAGGCTCTGGACGTTCTCGCACCGGAACTGAACTTCGCATGGAGCCATCGTACACCTGGATCCATCTTGACGTCATCACCTGCCATTGTGGATGGAACCGTTTATGTAGGTACAAGGGATGAGAATGGCAGCGATAATAATACCGTTGTAGCTGTTGATTTGGAAGATGGGGAAAAACGTTGGAAGTTCAAAGCAGATTCGCAGGTACAAAGCTCTCCTGCCGTAGCGGACAGAATCGTCTATGCATCATCCATCCGTGGTACGCTCTACGCGCTTGATACAAAGAGCGGTGAAAAGCTCTGGGAGAAATCGGTTGGCAAAGATGAAGTACAGCGCGCATGGATGTACTACTCTCCTACCGTTGCTGACGGAGTTGTCTACCAAGCTTACAGTACCGGTACCGGTGGAGCCCTAATGGCGCTCGATGCGAAAACTGGTCAGGAATTGTGGACTAGCAAACTCGCAGGAAACTGGATTGCTGAAAACTCTCCGGTAGTTAAAGACGGACGCGTGTACGTTGGTGCTGACGGAGGCTATTTAATTGCCTTTGATGCAAAAACCGGAGCCGAACAATGGAGGAAAAGACCTGCCGGCGGTTGGATGCACTCCATGCCTGCCATTGATAACGGACGTATCTACATGGGATACGGCGGTGGACTGGTTGTCGCTCTGGATGCTGCAACTGGCAATGAACTGTGGCGTTATAAGAGTGAAGACAGCTCTTACATTGCTGGCGACACAACCGGTTCCTCGCCTGCTATTGTGGACGGTAAGGTATATATGGGCTTCCCGGATGGCAACATTGCAGCTCTAGACGCAGTAACAGGACAGAAGCAATGGAGCTATCGTACACAGGGTGGCATTATCTCTTCACCGGCGATCAGCGGCAATATCTTGTATATCGGTTCTAACGATGGCAAACTGTATGCTTTAGATCGTACAACCGGTGAAAAGAAATGGGACTTTGAAATCGGTACATGGGTTGGATCTTCCCCTGCAATCTCTGGCAACACACTCGTAGTGGGTGCATTCGACGGTAACCTATATGCATTCACTACAAATAAGAAAGAAGATAAGAAAAAAGACTAA
- a CDS encoding DUF3995 domain-containing protein — protein MKKNYWFIAMGIVWTVIFSGMSFYWAMGGLLGVRSLGGSIYEMSLNPDPSFVILVWFTGLIKLLGSILLLMLLVQWKKPIITRMLYYVTKIVGALLFLYGLLNFVTITLSAFNILDFDLDSYATFWRLAFWEPFWMAGGIFYFFSIKRI, from the coding sequence TTGAAGAAGAATTATTGGTTCATAGCTATGGGCATTGTTTGGACTGTTATTTTTTCCGGTATGAGTTTTTATTGGGCAATGGGTGGCCTACTTGGTGTTAGGTCTCTAGGAGGGTCCATCTACGAGATGTCCTTAAACCCGGACCCCTCGTTCGTCATTCTTGTATGGTTTACCGGTTTAATTAAATTACTTGGCTCGATATTATTGTTGATGCTTCTTGTTCAATGGAAGAAGCCTATAATAACCAGAATGCTTTACTACGTGACAAAAATTGTGGGAGCTTTATTATTCTTGTATGGCTTACTTAATTTCGTCACGATTACTTTAAGTGCGTTTAATATTTTAGATTTTGACTTAGATTCATATGCAACGTTTTGGAGGTTAGCTTTTTGGGAACCTTTTTGGATGGCCGGTGGAATTTTTTACTTCTTTTCCATTAAAAGAATATAA
- a CDS encoding multicopper oxidase encodes MPEKVKLQKFVDELPIPNTFSPKKRNNNSSYYEVTMMEFYQKLHRDLRPTRLWGYEGTFPGPTFEVMKNEIVYVKWMNNLPNMHFLPVDTTIHGSEITLPEGRSVVHLHGGRTPAHSDGYPEAWFTRNFEQTGPLFEREVYTYPNIERATALWYHDHTVGITRLNIYAGLAGFYLIRDENEQALNLPKGNYEIPLLIVDRSFNSDGSLFYPSEPSQTNTSQHQTNTGHSQQNNASLPLPHPSLVSPFDADTILVNGKVYPFLEVEPRKYRFRILNASNSRILTLKLDSGQPFYQIGTDGGFLETMVKINKFILMSAERVDVIIDFSQYYGQTMILKNVTKTAYPETTDVMQFKVTVPLRSTDTSSIPNYLGGIERLSPWMATRTRDLTLVSLKDQYGRSLNLLDGKMWMDRISERIQVNTVEVWRIINIIDDDPHPIHLHLVDFQILGRQPFDVSHFINTGKLIFTGPPIHAKPYERGLKDTVQTPFGYVTFIIARFGPFTGRYVWHCHMLEHEDYEMMRPMEVF; translated from the coding sequence ATGCCTGAAAAGGTAAAGCTGCAAAAATTCGTGGATGAACTGCCTATTCCAAACACTTTCTCTCCTAAGAAGCGAAATAATAATAGTTCATATTACGAAGTGACCATGATGGAGTTTTATCAGAAGCTACACAGAGACCTTCGACCAACCCGTTTATGGGGTTATGAAGGAACATTTCCAGGTCCTACGTTCGAAGTAATGAAGAATGAAATCGTGTATGTTAAATGGATGAATAATCTGCCCAATATGCACTTTCTTCCCGTTGATACAACGATTCACGGTTCCGAAATCACTCTTCCAGAGGGTAGAAGCGTTGTTCATTTACACGGAGGAAGAACGCCTGCTCATAGTGATGGTTACCCCGAAGCATGGTTTACAAGAAATTTTGAACAAACAGGTCCTTTATTTGAACGAGAGGTTTATACATACCCAAACATTGAGCGAGCCACAGCGTTATGGTACCACGACCACACGGTGGGAATTACAAGATTGAACATTTATGCGGGACTCGCAGGATTCTATCTCATACGAGACGAGAATGAACAAGCCCTTAATCTTCCAAAAGGAAATTATGAAATCCCTCTGTTAATTGTAGACCGTTCATTCAACTCAGATGGATCACTTTTTTATCCAAGCGAACCGTCTCAAACCAACACAAGTCAACATCAAACCAATACAGGTCATTCACAACAAAATAATGCATCTCTTCCTCTTCCTCATCCTTCTCTTGTCTCACCTTTTGATGCGGATACCATTCTGGTAAACGGGAAGGTTTATCCATTTCTGGAGGTTGAACCAAGAAAATACCGCTTTCGCATTCTAAACGCATCCAATAGCCGAATCCTTACATTAAAATTGGACTCTGGTCAGCCTTTTTATCAAATTGGAACGGATGGCGGCTTTCTTGAGACAATGGTAAAAATAAATAAATTTATACTCATGAGTGCCGAGCGTGTAGATGTGATTATTGATTTTTCTCAATACTACGGTCAAACCATGATTCTCAAAAATGTCACAAAGACTGCATACCCCGAGACAACAGATGTAATGCAATTCAAAGTCACGGTTCCACTAAGAAGCACAGATACCAGCTCCATTCCGAATTATTTAGGGGGAATTGAACGGCTTTCTCCATGGATGGCAACGAGAACAAGAGATTTAACACTAGTTAGTCTAAAGGATCAATATGGCAGATCATTGAATTTACTGGACGGTAAAATGTGGATGGATCGCATATCGGAAAGGATACAGGTAAACACCGTAGAAGTATGGCGAATCATCAATATCATAGATGATGACCCCCACCCCATCCATCTGCATTTGGTCGACTTCCAAATTCTTGGACGGCAGCCTTTTGACGTTTCTCATTTTATAAATACAGGAAAACTTATCTTTACAGGACCACCCATTCATGCTAAACCGTATGAAAGGGGATTAAAAGATACAGTTCAAACTCCATTTGGTTACGTTACCTTCATTATAGCCCGTTTTGGACCTTTTACAGGGCGGTATGTGTGGCATTGTCACATGCTTGAACATGAAGATTACGAAATGATGCGTCCAATGGAGGTTTTTTAA
- a CDS encoding discoidin domain-containing protein, which produces MNKLKAALSFLMVITMVIFPLMSLATAEEDVEQDTTSNSTQLKVMSYNLRYANASGPNSWGDRRPVMAQLLDLEKPDIIGTQEGLFHQLKDMEEDMPQYDWIGEGRRGGSKSEYMAVFYNKKRFSPLEYDHYWLSDTPNVIGSTTWGEKWDNRMVTWVKFMDKKTKQEFYFVNTHLDQSSAESREKSAKLIVEKLSEFEPHLPVIITGDFNSKSNSIPYHTIINDGGFTDAWAQAETKIGENLGTFNGLKDPTGGGPGNIIDFIFYKGNLKVKQAKINDYTKNGQFPSDHFPVIADLAIEPSQYAENLALNKTTIGTTACNQAEAAGNAFDGTIYNNSKFCSKTVPAFVQVDLGSPQAVSDFIIKHAGMGGEDPGLNTKDFNIEVSEDGTNWTRVVEVTGNTSNSTLHEIAPVSARYVKLNIVNAGRDNVTRIYEFEIYGN; this is translated from the coding sequence GTGAACAAATTAAAAGCAGCTTTATCATTTTTGATGGTGATCACAATGGTAATATTTCCGTTAATGTCGCTAGCTACTGCTGAAGAAGATGTGGAACAAGATACTACCTCTAATTCGACACAGTTAAAAGTAATGAGCTATAACTTAAGATACGCTAATGCCTCAGGCCCTAATTCATGGGGAGACCGACGACCTGTTATGGCTCAACTGTTGGATCTAGAAAAACCGGATATTATCGGAACTCAAGAAGGCCTCTTTCACCAGTTGAAAGATATGGAGGAGGATATGCCTCAATATGACTGGATTGGAGAGGGAAGAAGAGGCGGCAGCAAAAGCGAATACATGGCGGTCTTTTATAACAAAAAACGTTTTTCACCGTTGGAATACGATCACTACTGGCTGTCTGATACACCAAACGTTATTGGCTCAACCACATGGGGTGAAAAATGGGATAACCGAATGGTCACATGGGTAAAATTTATGGATAAAAAAACAAAGCAAGAGTTTTATTTCGTTAACACTCACTTAGACCAAAGTTCAGCAGAATCGAGAGAAAAAAGTGCAAAATTAATAGTTGAAAAATTATCCGAATTTGAACCACACTTGCCAGTTATCATTACAGGGGATTTTAATAGCAAATCTAATTCCATACCTTATCATACCATCATTAACGATGGCGGATTTACAGATGCTTGGGCACAGGCTGAAACAAAGATTGGAGAAAACCTCGGTACCTTTAACGGTTTAAAGGATCCGACAGGTGGCGGACCGGGTAACATCATTGACTTCATTTTTTATAAAGGTAATTTAAAAGTGAAACAAGCCAAAATAAATGATTATACAAAAAATGGGCAGTTTCCTAGCGATCATTTTCCAGTCATTGCAGATTTAGCCATTGAACCTAGTCAGTACGCAGAAAATTTAGCGTTAAATAAAACGACAATCGGCACAACAGCCTGCAATCAAGCGGAAGCAGCCGGAAATGCATTTGACGGAACTATCTATAATAACAGTAAATTTTGTTCTAAAACAGTACCGGCATTCGTTCAGGTTGACCTAGGATCACCTCAAGCCGTATCTGATTTTATCATTAAACATGCTGGAATGGGTGGAGAGGATCCGGGATTAAATACGAAAGACTTCAACATTGAGGTAAGTGAAGATGGAACCAATTGGACTAGAGTAGTAGAAGTAACCGGAAACACTTCTAATTCAACATTGCATGAAATAGCTCCTGTGTCCGCCCGCTATGTGAAGTTAAACATTGTAAATGCCGGAAGAGACAATGTTACACGAATTTACGAATTCGAAATTTACGGAAACTAG
- a CDS encoding HAD-IIA family hydrolase yields the protein MKWNVNKISAFIFDLDGCIYLGNKVYEGSKELLNYLIDSDKKIFFLSNNSTDQAETIRQKLINMGLPVEKTTILVATELIGEYLFENYGSVNVLPIGTEQLKESLQVQGHKICLSDKEDSYDFVAVGRDTSFTYDTLHKSARYVMNGAKLIATNLDLYHPGEDGNRVPETGALIAAIQAVAGIEEVQVVGKPFIYPFNKIVQETGFTLNNCVMVGDNPCTDVEGAHAAGLKTFWISHGQSFPNELGYQPDLTCRSMKELAEIVITTHSKE from the coding sequence ATGAAATGGAATGTAAATAAAATATCAGCATTTATTTTTGATTTAGATGGATGCATATATTTAGGCAACAAAGTTTACGAGGGTTCTAAAGAGTTACTTAATTATTTGATTGATTCAGATAAGAAAATTTTTTTTCTAAGTAATAACTCTACTGATCAAGCAGAAACAATTCGCCAAAAATTAATTAATATGGGGCTGCCAGTTGAAAAAACTACGATTTTAGTAGCGACAGAATTAATAGGGGAATACTTATTTGAAAATTATGGTTCAGTAAATGTACTACCTATTGGAACAGAGCAGTTAAAGGAATCTCTTCAAGTGCAAGGACATAAGATATGCCTCTCTGACAAAGAAGATTCATATGACTTTGTTGCAGTAGGTCGAGATACTTCATTTACTTATGACACATTGCATAAAAGTGCTCGATATGTGATGAACGGGGCGAAATTAATAGCTACTAACCTTGATTTATATCACCCTGGGGAAGATGGGAATAGAGTTCCAGAAACAGGCGCTCTAATTGCTGCAATTCAAGCAGTAGCGGGGATAGAAGAAGTACAAGTAGTTGGCAAACCTTTTATCTATCCTTTTAATAAAATTGTTCAGGAAACAGGGTTTACCCTAAATAACTGTGTAATGGTAGGGGATAATCCCTGTACCGATGTTGAGGGAGCACATGCTGCAGGGTTAAAGACTTTTTGGATTTCTCACGGTCAGTCTTTTCCAAACGAACTTGGTTATCAGCCAGATTTAACATGTAGATCAATGAAAGAATTAGCTGAAATAGTAATTACGACTCACAGTAAAGAATAG
- a CDS encoding RHS repeat-associated core domain-containing protein: MVRENISFLDKSSGRCNINFRSGNEVGSYSYDAYGNILSETGYAKGNPISYAGYYYDSETQHYYLQARYYNPENGNFNSLDPHPGDDSEPISQNGYTYTKNNPVMFIDPEGRYWKNAWWNSRPFLSATINAVIFLSAGAIGQGVKVVLKQLSKKQLAKSKETVFFRKFKKSMRARGISNAISSKVVGILTTAVGVASFYKNPGGYIFGKLDARDRFRNNGYFNWY, translated from the coding sequence TTGGTTAGAGAAAACATATCATTTCTGGACAAATCATCGGGGAGATGTAATATCAATTTTAGATCAGGCAATGAAGTGGGCTCATATAGCTATGATGCTTATGGAAATATACTTAGTGAAACCGGTTATGCTAAGGGTAACCCGATAAGCTATGCGGGGTATTATTATGATTCTGAAACACAGCATTATTATCTCCAAGCTCGTTATTATAATCCTGAAAATGGAAATTTTAATTCTCTAGATCCACACCCAGGTGATGATAGTGAACCGATATCTCAAAATGGGTATACGTATACAAAGAACAACCCTGTAATGTTCATAGATCCTGAAGGGAGATACTGGAAGAACGCTTGGTGGAATTCAAGGCCCTTTCTTTCAGCAACTATTAACGCAGTTATATTCTTGTCGGCGGGGGCAATTGGGCAAGGGGTAAAGGTTGTTTTGAAGCAATTATCAAAAAAACAACTAGCAAAGAGTAAGGAAACTGTTTTCTTTAGGAAGTTTAAAAAATCTATGAGAGCTAGAGGAATTTCAAATGCTATCTCTAGTAAGGTTGTAGGGATACTAACTACAGCGGTAGGAGTAGCTTCTTTCTATAAAAATCCTGGTGGATATATATTTGGAAAGCTAGATGCTCGTGATAGATTTAGAAATAATGGATACTTCAATTGGTATTAA
- a CDS encoding HupE/UreJ family protein has translation MKTWIKCWFVILCIWIMAASIPGKAWAHTDNSEGQSKVTVNNDTLHYDLYIDFFELGRVVDLGVQPGVPQSELKTALQNKQTDVAEYLETRLEVFIDGAKAEGYISNTDVEKKLDREYAHITIDYPISSSSSTSIHIDYSIFFDDNDPMHRNIVSYEVGGDKGQFIFNASDRQLQVGKGTVFGQVSRFIHLGFHHIMIGIDHILFVIALVLGSRKIVDVLKVVTVFTVAHSVTLGLTALNLLNIPPDIIEPLIALSIAYVAIENILFPTSKYRLWVVLGFGLFHGMGFAGALQLTSDMTWETLLSILSFNVGVEAGQALVILLLFPTLFLVRRFQWSGWVQGTATTVIAVFGFWWYFERFLAA, from the coding sequence GTGAAAACATGGATAAAGTGTTGGTTTGTGATCTTATGTATATGGATAATGGCAGCTTCAATACCTGGGAAGGCATGGGCTCACACGGACAACAGTGAAGGTCAATCCAAAGTGACTGTGAACAATGATACTCTGCATTACGATCTATATATTGACTTTTTTGAACTCGGGCGGGTCGTAGATTTGGGAGTTCAACCCGGTGTCCCGCAAAGCGAACTGAAAACAGCTTTACAGAACAAACAAACAGACGTGGCTGAATACCTCGAAACGCGACTGGAGGTATTTATCGACGGGGCTAAAGCGGAAGGATACATATCGAACACAGATGTGGAGAAGAAACTGGACCGGGAGTACGCACACATCACAATAGATTACCCGATTTCCAGCAGCAGCTCGACATCAATCCATATTGATTACAGTATCTTCTTTGACGACAACGATCCCATGCATAGAAATATTGTGAGCTATGAAGTTGGCGGGGATAAAGGACAGTTTATTTTCAATGCGAGTGACAGACAGCTGCAGGTAGGTAAAGGAACCGTCTTCGGACAGGTATCTCGTTTTATTCATCTTGGCTTTCATCACATCATGATTGGGATCGACCATATTCTCTTTGTTATTGCGCTTGTGTTAGGTTCCAGAAAAATAGTTGATGTGCTTAAAGTGGTCACCGTGTTTACAGTGGCACACAGTGTAACATTGGGCCTAACGGCACTGAATCTGCTAAATATACCGCCGGATATCATAGAGCCTCTGATCGCATTGAGTATCGCGTATGTCGCCATCGAGAACATTCTGTTCCCGACCTCCAAATATCGGCTTTGGGTGGTATTGGGATTCGGACTTTTCCATGGAATGGGGTTTGCCGGTGCCTTGCAGCTAACCAGTGACATGACCTGGGAGACCCTATTGTCGATACTATCGTTTAATGTAGGTGTGGAAGCAGGTCAGGCTCTTGTTATCCTATTGCTGTTCCCGACTTTATTTTTGGTACGCCGGTTCCAATGGTCAGGTTGGGTTCAGGGAACGGCAACCACGGTAATTGCAGTGTTTGGTTTCTGGTGGTACTTTGAACGCTTTTTGGCAGCGTAG
- a CDS encoding RHS repeat protein produces MEQHILCQEENDQPWRVNQDFSYTEEGKPDIFSASIDGTKLFSYDYSYDLQNNKVNTNINNGLFAKETSFKDSNLLDFIKYSNSTLDVTYSYEYDRSGNITKETTPQGITIFTYDANNQLKKEELPDGSTNEYIYDEVGNRQNFLQNRVEVNNFTYNDGNQIATKNGVSYKYDADGNLINDEKFNYEYNALDQLTRVTTLQNEEVAMDMTRKAYVQRK; encoded by the coding sequence GTGGAACAACATATTCTTTGCCAGGAAGAAAATGATCAGCCTTGGAGGGTCAATCAAGATTTTAGCTATACTGAAGAAGGGAAACCAGATATATTTTCGGCTTCAATTGATGGTACGAAACTATTTTCCTACGATTATTCATATGATTTGCAAAATAATAAAGTAAATACGAATATAAACAATGGGTTATTTGCAAAAGAAACCAGTTTCAAAGATAGTAATTTATTAGATTTCATCAAGTATTCTAACTCTACATTAGACGTTACTTACTCCTATGAGTATGATCGTTCTGGCAACATAACTAAAGAAACGACACCACAAGGGATAACAATCTTTACTTATGATGCGAACAATCAACTGAAAAAAGAGGAATTACCAGACGGATCAACGAATGAATACATTTATGATGAGGTAGGAAATCGTCAAAATTTTTTACAAAATCGTGTAGAAGTAAATAACTTTACTTACAATGATGGGAACCAAATCGCTACCAAAAATGGAGTATCATATAAATATGATGCGGATGGAAATTTGATTAATGATGAAAAATTCAACTATGAATACAATGCTCTTGATCAGCTAACTCGCGTCACAACACTTCAAAATGAAGAAGTCGCTATGGATATGACGAGGAAGGCTTACGTACAAAGAAAATAG